One Streptomyces coeruleorubidus DNA segment encodes these proteins:
- the mqnP gene encoding menaquinone biosynthesis prenyltransferase MqnP encodes MTSASAAIPQPGRTKAFLRLVMIEHSVFALPFAYIATLTAMFQWDKNIHWGRLLLVTVCMVGLRTFAMAVNRIIDREIDARNPRTAHRELVTGAMSVRHAWTGALIALVVFLGAAALLNPLCLALAPIAVIPMVVYPYGKRFTNFPQAILGLAQAMGPVGGWLAVTGSWSWDAVILGLAVGIWIGGFDLIYACQDVETDREIGVMSVPARFGIPAAIWGARVCHTLTTALFVWYALATDAGAFFWLGLLIVAAAFLYEHTIVRPHDLSRVNRAFFSVNGFIGIALFVCALLDLLVRGLTV; translated from the coding sequence GTGACTTCCGCTTCCGCGGCGATCCCCCAGCCGGGACGCACGAAGGCCTTCCTCCGGCTGGTGATGATCGAGCACTCGGTCTTCGCGCTGCCCTTCGCCTACATCGCCACGCTGACGGCCATGTTCCAGTGGGACAAGAACATCCACTGGGGCCGGCTGCTGCTGGTCACCGTCTGCATGGTCGGCCTGCGCACCTTCGCGATGGCGGTCAACCGGATCATCGACCGCGAGATCGACGCGCGGAACCCGCGCACGGCGCACCGCGAACTGGTGACCGGCGCGATGTCGGTCCGGCACGCGTGGACGGGCGCGCTGATCGCCCTCGTCGTCTTCCTCGGCGCGGCGGCCCTGCTCAACCCGCTGTGCCTGGCGCTGGCGCCCATCGCGGTGATCCCGATGGTGGTCTACCCGTACGGCAAGCGGTTCACGAACTTCCCGCAGGCCATCCTCGGCCTCGCGCAGGCGATGGGCCCGGTCGGCGGCTGGCTGGCCGTCACGGGTTCCTGGTCCTGGGACGCGGTGATCCTCGGTCTCGCCGTCGGTATCTGGATCGGCGGCTTCGACCTGATCTACGCCTGCCAGGACGTCGAGACCGACCGCGAGATCGGCGTCATGTCCGTCCCGGCCCGCTTCGGCATCCCGGCGGCCATCTGGGGCGCGCGGGTCTGCCACACCCTCACGACGGCCCTGTTCGTCTGGTACGCCCTGGCCACCGACGCCGGCGCCTTCTTCTGGCTGGGCCTCCTGATCGTTGCCGCCGCGTTCCTCTACGAGCACACCATCGTCCGCCCCCACGACCTGTCCCGAGTGAACAGGGCGTTCTTCAGCGTCAACGGCTTCATCGGGATTGCCCTGTTCGTGTGTGCGCTGCTGGATCTCTTGGTTCGGGGCCTGACCGTGTAG
- a CDS encoding Uma2 family endonuclease: protein MTVSGIDRLHSQLSKLEDMFPGFLTEIVEGSIVMNPVRPFHGKTIQRLWSIVEGQLPEGWALVSDVAFPFDDANEFCPDLAVIPAEAEAENRSAYPADLIELVAEVVSPESVRRDYEMKPRWYASRGIANYLVLDPLKGHVVTMWNPGPDGYRGRDTIAYGPELTVDSPLGKLSIPTARLPVDPKARH, encoded by the coding sequence GTGACCGTCTCGGGCATCGACCGCCTGCACTCGCAGCTCAGCAAGCTGGAGGACATGTTCCCCGGCTTCCTGACGGAGATTGTCGAGGGCAGCATCGTGATGAACCCGGTCAGGCCGTTCCACGGGAAGACCATCCAACGGCTGTGGTCCATCGTCGAAGGCCAGTTGCCGGAGGGATGGGCCCTCGTGAGCGATGTCGCGTTCCCCTTCGACGACGCCAATGAATTCTGCCCCGACCTCGCCGTCATTCCGGCCGAGGCCGAGGCCGAGAACCGCAGCGCGTACCCCGCCGACCTGATCGAGCTCGTCGCCGAGGTGGTGTCCCCGGAAAGTGTCCGCCGTGACTACGAGATGAAGCCCCGGTGGTACGCCTCGCGGGGCATCGCCAACTACCTCGTGCTCGATCCGCTCAAGGGCCACGTCGTGACCATGTGGAACCCAGGCCCCGACGGCTACCGAGGCCGCGACACCATCGCGTACGGCCCCGAACTGACCGTCGACTCCCCGCTCGGCAAGCTGTCGATTCCCACCGCCCGGCTCCCGGTGGACCCGAAGGCACGCCACTAG
- a CDS encoding rhomboid family intramembrane serine protease codes for MSGVGAGWSRGGRAMAAGKLMLAWIALLWLLEVVDVVSGHALDGLGVTPRTPSELVDVVPSAFIHFGFAHLAANTVPLLVLGFLAALAGLRRFLLVCALIVIVDGLGVWLIAPPHTNTAGASGLIFGLFGFLLVSGFVERRPWGVLVGILIAAIWGGSILAGLAPTQTGVSWQGHLLGLLAGVAAAFVFRRRAASRALAH; via the coding sequence ATGTCGGGTGTGGGAGCCGGGTGGTCACGCGGCGGCCGTGCGATGGCCGCGGGCAAGCTGATGCTGGCCTGGATCGCGCTGCTGTGGCTGCTGGAAGTGGTGGACGTGGTGAGCGGCCACGCGCTGGACGGCCTGGGCGTCACCCCGCGCACCCCGTCCGAGCTGGTCGACGTCGTCCCCTCGGCGTTCATCCACTTCGGCTTCGCCCATCTGGCCGCGAACACGGTGCCGTTGCTGGTCCTCGGCTTCCTCGCCGCGCTGGCGGGCCTGCGCCGTTTCCTGCTGGTCTGCGCGCTGATCGTGATCGTCGACGGCCTGGGCGTATGGCTCATAGCCCCGCCACACACCAACACCGCGGGCGCCTCCGGCCTGATCTTCGGCCTCTTCGGCTTCCTGCTGGTCAGCGGTTTCGTCGAGCGCCGCCCCTGGGGCGTCCTGGTCGGCATACTGATCGCCGCGATCTGGGGCGGCTCGATCCTGGCGGGCCTGGCCCCCACCCAGACGGGCGTCAGCTGGCAGGGTCACCTGCTGGGCCTGCTGGCGGGCGTGGCGGCTGCGTTCGTGTTCCGCCGCCGGGCAGCGAGCCGAGCGCTCGCGCACTAG
- a CDS encoding UbiX family flavin prenyltransferase, whose amino-acid sequence MNPVKPGETPRTPWIVGVSGASGTPYAAAVLRALLAAGESVDLVVSRASRLTLLDETGISFRDAHWQDDLREWLSRGADGKPGTFSVDIDAVRHWSAGDLAAGPSSGSYPTKGMLIVPASTASVAGVALGLSKDLLQRAASVTLKEGRKLIVAVRETPLNGQTLRHLVTLDDAGATVVPASPAFYAGATHIQDLVDFVAGRVLDAAGVPHRLYRRWQGELGGGSHRAD is encoded by the coding sequence GTGAACCCAGTCAAGCCAGGCGAGACACCGCGTACGCCTTGGATCGTAGGGGTGTCCGGCGCCTCCGGCACCCCGTATGCCGCTGCCGTGCTGCGGGCCCTCCTCGCCGCCGGCGAGAGCGTCGACCTCGTGGTGTCCCGGGCCTCCCGCCTCACCCTGCTCGACGAGACCGGGATCTCCTTCCGGGACGCCCACTGGCAGGACGACCTGCGGGAATGGCTGTCCAGGGGCGCCGACGGCAAGCCCGGCACGTTCTCCGTGGACATCGACGCCGTACGGCACTGGAGCGCCGGCGACCTGGCCGCCGGGCCCTCCTCGGGGTCGTACCCCACCAAGGGCATGCTGATCGTGCCCGCCTCGACCGCGAGCGTGGCCGGGGTCGCGCTCGGGCTGTCGAAGGACCTGTTGCAGCGGGCGGCGAGCGTGACCCTGAAGGAGGGACGCAAGCTGATCGTGGCCGTACGCGAGACCCCGCTGAACGGCCAGACCCTGCGGCACCTGGTCACCCTCGACGACGCGGGCGCGACCGTCGTGCCCGCCTCACCCGCCTTCTACGCGGGCGCGACGCACATCCAGGACCTGGTGGACTTCGTCGCCGGACGCGTACTCGACGCGGCGGGCGTGCCGCACCGGCTCTACCGCCGTTGGCAAGGTGAGCTCGGCGGCGGATCACACCGCGCCGACTGA